From a single Kitasatospora azatica KCTC 9699 genomic region:
- a CDS encoding SDR family NAD(P)-dependent oxidoreductase, with protein MRSGTLEGQVALITGAGRGIGREIALGLAAEGMAVGLVGRTLQTLTDTLKACVKQGAKGIAVTADVAHPGAVREAVRSVERDLGPIDLLVNNAGQVDRAEVPIWEVDPTQWWQVLEVNLRGPFNLMRSVLPGMVERRRGRILNLNSGFALRPDGHYTAYATSKGALLQLSDNIADSLAAHHVVVLDISPGAVATDMTARMPMFADMKEWNSLPYMVAVVVDTARGRFDALHGRFVHAGRDDLQQLVAMAEEIKAKDARTLRLRPYGEDDPLL; from the coding sequence ATGCGCAGCGGCACGCTGGAGGGACAGGTGGCCCTGATCACCGGGGCCGGGCGGGGGATCGGGCGGGAGATCGCGCTCGGCCTGGCCGCCGAGGGCATGGCGGTCGGGCTGGTCGGGCGCACCCTGCAGACGCTGACCGACACCCTCAAGGCCTGCGTCAAACAGGGCGCCAAGGGCATCGCGGTGACCGCCGACGTGGCACACCCGGGCGCGGTGCGTGAGGCGGTGCGCAGCGTTGAGCGCGACCTCGGCCCGATCGACCTGCTGGTCAACAACGCGGGCCAGGTCGACCGCGCCGAGGTGCCGATCTGGGAGGTGGACCCGACCCAGTGGTGGCAGGTGCTCGAGGTCAACCTGCGCGGCCCGTTCAACCTGATGCGCAGTGTGCTGCCCGGCATGGTCGAGCGGCGGCGCGGCCGGATCCTCAACCTCAACTCCGGCTTCGCGCTGCGCCCGGACGGCCACTACACGGCCTACGCCACCTCCAAGGGCGCCCTGCTCCAGCTCTCCGACAACATCGCCGATTCGCTGGCCGCCCACCACGTGGTGGTGCTGGACATCAGCCCCGGTGCGGTGGCCACCGACATGACGGCGCGGATGCCGATGTTCGCCGACATGAAGGAGTGGAACAGCCTGCCGTACATGGTGGCGGTCGTGGTGGACACCGCGCGCGGGCGGTTCGACGCGCTGCACGGGCGGTTCGTCCACGCGGGGCGGGACGACCTGCAGCAACTGGTCGCAATGGCCGAGGAGATCAAGGCCAAGGACGCCCGCACGCTGCGGCTGCGCCCGTACGGGGAGGACGACCCGCTGCTGTGA
- a CDS encoding polysaccharide deacetylase family protein translates to MSVDRRRILRTTAQLATLTAAGGLLAGCGQEAATGAGGPHGATPQPAAGTGTTALTPNMIPSATATPSATPSPTPTPTPSLTLPVLPPLAAGTPPEVVNGPANRPQVALTFHGQGDPKLATALLDAAEQHGAKVTVLVVGSWLDQQPQMAQRILAGGHELGNHTQNHLDISSMSPDQAYAEIAGCADRLKALTGSIGRWFRPSAAQFATAQIKEQARKVGYEHCLSFNVDPRDYADPGAEAVQRRILGSVKAGSIVALHMGHQGTVDALPAVLTALQQRGLSAVTASQLCS, encoded by the coding sequence ATGAGTGTCGACCGCCGCAGGATTCTGCGCACCACCGCCCAGCTGGCCACCCTGACCGCGGCCGGCGGCCTGCTCGCGGGCTGCGGCCAGGAAGCCGCCACCGGCGCCGGTGGCCCGCACGGCGCCACGCCGCAGCCGGCCGCCGGGACCGGCACGACCGCGTTGACGCCCAATATGATCCCGAGCGCCACGGCCACCCCCTCGGCCACGCCCAGCCCGACGCCGACCCCGACGCCGAGCCTGACCCTCCCGGTCCTGCCGCCGCTGGCCGCCGGCACCCCGCCCGAGGTGGTCAACGGCCCGGCGAACCGCCCGCAGGTGGCGCTGACCTTCCACGGCCAGGGCGACCCCAAGCTGGCCACCGCCCTGCTGGACGCCGCCGAGCAGCACGGCGCCAAGGTCACCGTGCTGGTGGTCGGCAGCTGGCTGGACCAGCAGCCGCAGATGGCCCAGCGGATCCTGGCCGGCGGCCACGAGCTGGGCAACCACACCCAGAACCACCTGGACATCTCCTCGATGTCCCCGGACCAGGCCTACGCCGAGATCGCCGGCTGCGCGGACCGGCTGAAGGCGCTGACCGGCTCGATCGGCCGATGGTTCCGCCCCTCCGCCGCGCAGTTCGCCACCGCGCAGATCAAGGAACAGGCCCGCAAGGTCGGCTACGAGCACTGCCTGTCCTTCAACGTGGACCCGCGCGACTACGCCGACCCCGGCGCGGAGGCGGTGCAGCGCCGGATACTCGGGTCGGTCAAGGCCGGTTCGATCGTCGCGCTGCACATGGGGCACCAGGGCACGGTGGACGCGCTGCCGGCCGTGCTGACCGCGCTGCAGCAGCGCGGTCTCAGCGCCGTGACGGCCAGCCAGCTCTGCTCCTGA
- a CDS encoding alpha-amylase family glycosyl hydrolase, translated as MTDRQSVPSWLAEAVLYQIYPQSFADSNGDGIGDLPGITAHLDHLAELGITAVWLSPCFASEFGDAGYDVADYLSIAPRYGSNADLAALVAAADERGIRVLLDLVPGHTSHRHPWFQQSAQDPADDRYIWSDRITAPVHEWIPNQGRRGGFYRANFYPIQPALNFGYARPDPAEPWRSSVDDPGPRANREALRQIMAHWFELGVAGFRVDMAASLVKDDPGQLETAKLWGEMRSWLDKHYPDRVLIAEWGDPARSVPAGLHSDFFLHFNGRGLRSLWDNGTGSQGSWAHGEPCYFDAAGAGSTAEFLTAWQQADAAIDGRGLVALPTANHDFSRLVCGPRTREQAACAFAFLLSWPTLPVIYYGDEIGMRFVPGLPEKEGSQFGTEARQGSRTPMQWDASVNAGFSTADPGVLYLPLDPDPARPDVAAQRADPDSLLNQVRRLIRLRRDTPELGTGAEVTVLGSGYPFAYVRGGTHLVVVNPRREPAELAVPSVSDAVPLLVEGVEVAAGRVRAAGFSYGIFRV; from the coding sequence CACCGCGGTCTGGCTGAGCCCGTGCTTCGCCTCCGAGTTCGGCGACGCCGGCTACGACGTGGCCGACTACCTGAGCATCGCCCCGCGCTACGGCAGCAACGCGGACCTCGCCGCGCTGGTCGCGGCGGCCGACGAGCGCGGCATCCGGGTGCTGCTCGACCTGGTGCCCGGGCACACCTCGCACCGGCACCCGTGGTTCCAGCAGTCCGCCCAGGACCCGGCCGACGACCGCTACATCTGGTCGGACCGGATCACCGCCCCGGTGCACGAGTGGATCCCCAACCAGGGCCGGCGCGGCGGCTTCTACCGGGCCAACTTCTACCCGATCCAGCCCGCGCTCAACTTCGGCTACGCCCGCCCGGACCCGGCCGAGCCCTGGCGCAGCTCGGTCGACGACCCCGGTCCGCGGGCCAACCGGGAGGCGCTGCGCCAGATCATGGCGCACTGGTTCGAACTCGGCGTCGCGGGCTTCCGGGTGGACATGGCCGCCTCGCTGGTCAAGGACGACCCGGGGCAGCTGGAGACCGCCAAACTCTGGGGCGAGATGCGCTCCTGGCTGGACAAGCACTATCCCGACCGGGTGTTGATCGCCGAGTGGGGCGATCCGGCCCGTTCCGTCCCCGCCGGGCTGCACTCCGACTTCTTCCTGCACTTCAACGGGCGCGGTCTGCGCTCGCTCTGGGACAACGGCACCGGCAGCCAGGGCTCCTGGGCACACGGCGAGCCCTGCTACTTCGACGCGGCCGGCGCCGGCTCCACGGCGGAGTTCCTGACCGCCTGGCAGCAGGCCGACGCCGCCATCGACGGCCGCGGCCTGGTCGCGCTGCCGACCGCCAACCACGACTTCTCCCGGCTGGTCTGCGGCCCGCGCACCCGCGAGCAGGCGGCCTGTGCCTTCGCCTTCCTGCTCAGCTGGCCGACCCTGCCGGTGATCTACTACGGCGACGAGATCGGCATGCGGTTCGTGCCCGGGCTGCCGGAGAAGGAGGGCAGCCAGTTCGGCACCGAGGCCCGGCAGGGCTCGCGGACCCCGATGCAGTGGGACGCCTCGGTGAACGCCGGGTTCTCCACCGCCGACCCGGGCGTGCTCTACCTGCCGCTGGACCCGGACCCGGCACGGCCCGACGTCGCCGCGCAGCGGGCCGACCCCGACTCGCTGCTGAACCAGGTGCGCCGGCTGATCCGGCTGCGCCGCGACACCCCCGAGCTCGGGACGGGTGCCGAGGTGACCGTGCTCGGGTCCGGTTACCCGTTCGCCTACGTGCGCGGTGGCACCCATCTGGTGGTGGTGAACCCGCGCCGGGAGCCGGCGGAGCTCGCGGTGCCCTCGGTGTCGGACGCGGTGCCGCTGCTGGTCGAAGGGGTCGAGGTGGCGGCGGGCAGGGTCCGGGCGGCCGGGTTCTCGTACGGGATCTTCCGGGTCTGA